In Argiope bruennichi chromosome 4, qqArgBrue1.1, whole genome shotgun sequence, a single window of DNA contains:
- the LOC129966470 gene encoding uncharacterized protein LOC129966470 translates to MENAKKNRTRQRRLFTKACKEFDAEETNLETSDKIIKLKIIEEKAMLMINSEDNVKEFLFSENFEDDVINKEIDESESYIDRWRLLQLKLQQLSTAGMEEVSSNCGVSQQNTLLRYPKIQLPTFNGDIRSWVSFWGQLEKVDKDQNLDLHDKFAYLSQCMEKGSVTEELIKSFPPEGNSYEKAIEQLKLRYGREELLIQVYVRDLLSLVLQKQNMPKKSLRSLYDLLETKLRALEILGVTRDKYAAMLFPLVESALPEETLLAWEWYRTTNRKSHDEENQNSKTTTKTDLDSILEFLQDEVQAEERIILASQNFGFDTKPNFKSFKEKKAANNKHKYGDTRQIASAADLLTSSKEQRQCIFCHNLHNSTDCLKVRKMPMKDRENLVEKSGCCFLCLKPGHQVRKCYSKVTCLGCGKRHHIILCHNVNQRTSFSTGKETAEVDSLPNDDQALANVSKSPSVILLTLTVFIRVLSQPVICESVPPTIPAIHLKELNDYGIHVNDDYDGPIEILIGADVAVKHITGGCKSLSCGLTAMETRLGWTIMGRISQISSKENGISVANSMLSTTRTIAELWTLDFLGITDPSDKKIKEDLHESAKEHFLKTVQVDKDNRFVVHLPWLEDHPPLPDNFNLALKRLGNTVRKLKEENLYGDYNQIFEEWAREGIIEEVPKHKIHLLAHYLPHRHVVKENSTTRIRPVFDASAKVKDSQLK, encoded by the exons ATGGAAAACGCAAAGAAAAATAGAACTCGGCAGAGGAGATTGTTTACTAAAGCATGTAAGGAGTTCGATGCTGAAGAAACAAATTTAGAAACttctgataaaataatcaaattaaaaattatcgagGAGAAAGCTATGTTAATGATAAATTCTGAAGACAATGTTAAAgagtttcttttttctgaaaactttgaAGATGATGTTATAAATAAAGAGATTGATGAATCTGAAAGCTATATAGACCGTTGGCGGTTGTTACAGTTGAAACTGCAACAACTTTCAACTGCAGGAATGGAAGAAGTTTCGTCGAATTGTGGTGTTTCTCAGCAGAATACATTATTACGTTACCCTAAAATTCAGTTACCTACGTTTAATGGAGATATAAGAAGCTGGGTAAGTTTTTGGGGTCAATTGGAGAAAGTCGATAAAGACCAAAATTTAGATTTACATGATAAATTTGCATACCTATCCCAATGTATGGAAAAAGGAAGTGTcactgaagaattaattaaaagttttccacCAGAAGGAAACAGTTATGAGAAAGCTATAGAACAATTGAAATTACGTTACGGCCGAGAAGAATTACTTATACAAGTGTATGTTAGAGATCTTTTATCATTGGTTCTTCAAAAGCAGAATATGCCGAAAAAATCTCTGAGAAGTCTTTATGATTTATTGGAAACAAAGCTCCGTGCTCTTGAGATATTAGGAGTAACAAGAGATAAATATGCGGCGATGCTTTTCCCACTTGTTGAATCTGCTTTACCTGAGGAAACACTTCTAGCCTGGGAATGGTATAGAACTACAAATCGTAAATCGCATGATGAGGAAAATCAAAATAGTAAAACTACTACAAAAACTGATCTAGATTCAATTCTTGAGTTTCTTCAAGATGAAGTACAAGCAGAGGAACGTATAATTTTAGCCTCACAAAACTTTGGATTTGATACCAAgcctaattttaaatcattcaaggAGAAAAAGGCtgcaaataataaacacaaatatgGGGACACTCGTCAAATAGCTAGTGCAGCTGATCTTTTAACTTCGTCGAAAGAACAAAGACAGTGTATATTTTGCCACAATTTACATAATTCCACTGACTGTTTGAAGGTACGGAAAATGCCGATGAAGGACAGAGAGAATCTTGTTGAGAAATCAGGTTGTTGTTTCCTGTGCTTAAAACCGGGTCACCAAGTTCGTAAATGTTATTCAAAAGTAACTTGTTTAGGCTGTGGAAAAAGACATCACATTATACTCTGTCACAACGTAAACCAACGAACATCTTTCTCTACTGGAAAAGAAACTGCAGAAGTAGATAGTCTTCCGAATGATGATCAAGCGCTTGCAAATGTATCCAAAAGTCCTAGTGTTATTCTACTAACCTTAACAGTTTTCATCAGAG TACTGAGTCAACCTGTTATCTGTGAAAGTGTCCCACCGACAATTCctgcaattcatttaaaagagCTTAATGACTATGGTATTCATGTGAACGATGATTATGACGGTCCTATCGAAATATTAATAGGAGCTGATGTAGCTGTAAAACACATTACCGGTGGTTGCAAATCTTTATCTTGTGGCTTAACAGCAATGGAAACACGTTTAGGATGGACCATTATGGGACGAATATCCCagatttcttcaaaagaaaatggaatttcagtTGCTAATTCTATGCTTTCTACTACTAGAACAATAGCAGAATTGTGGACTCTTGACTTCCTTGGAATTACTGACCCATCggataagaaaattaaagaagactTGCATGAATCCGCCAAAGAGCATTTTCTTAAAACAGTTCAGGTTGACAAAGACAATCGTTTTGTGGTACATTTACCATGGCTGGAAGACCATCCGCCACTGCCTGACAATTTTAATTTGGCTTTAAAGAGACTGGGCAATACTGTACGaaagttaaaagaagaaaatctgtATGGcgattataatcaaatatttgaagaatggGCAAGAGAGGGTATAATTGAGGAAGTTCCTAAGCACAAGATTCATTTGCTGGCTCATTATTTACCACATAGACATGTCGTGAAAGAAAATAGCACGACGAGAATCAGACCTGTGTTCGATGCTTCGGCGAAAGTGAAAGACTCCCAGCTTAAATGA